The following are encoded together in the Montipora foliosa isolate CH-2021 chromosome 12, ASM3666993v2, whole genome shotgun sequence genome:
- the LOC137978501 gene encoding mitochondrial import inner membrane translocase subunit Tim9-like, which yields MQSGIVPNQQQEMEVKQFQNFLQYYNKLTEMCFSDCIHDFTNRKISANENNCAMHCSEKFLKVMQRVGVRLQEVQVMQNEGILGAPDPPN from the exons ATGCAATCGGGTATAGTTCCAAACCAACAACAGGAAATGGAAGTAAAGCAG TTTCAGAATTTCTTACAGTACTACAACAAACTGACAGAAATGTGCTTCTCTGACTGCATCCATGACTttacaaacagaaaaatatcaGCTAACGAG AATAACTGTGCCATGCATTGTAGTGAAAAATTCTTGAAAGTCATGCAGAGAGTTGGAGTTCGCTTACAGGAGGTACAAGTCATGCAAAATGAAGGAATCTTAGGAGCACCGGATCCACCAAATTAA